The Campylobacter armoricus sequence CAGGAAGCACTGCTGATGCTTTTAATCTTTTTGATATGTTTGAAAAATTACTTTCAGCTTCAAAGGGCGATTTGTTAAAAGCTGCGATAGATTTTTCAAAAGAATGGCGCAAGGATAAATATTTAAGAAAATTAGAAGCTATGATGCTTGTACTTGATAGAGATCATATATTTTTACTTTCAGGAACTGGAGATGTAGTTGAACCTGAAGATGGCGCTATAGCAGCTATTGGTAGTGGAGGTAATTATGCACTTTCTGCTGCAAGGGCTTTAGCTAAGCATTCGAATTTAGATGAAGAAAATGTAGTAAAAGAGAGCTTGCAAATAGCTGGTGAAATTTGCATTTATACTAATACAAATATTAAAACCTATGTAATTGAGGATGATAAATGAATTTAACTCCAAAAGAGATTGTAAAATTTTTAGATGATTATGTAATCGGGCAAAAAAATGCTAAAAAAATCATAGCCATTGCGTTAAGAAATCGTTATAGAAGAATGCAACTTAGTCCTGAACTTCAAGATGATATTATGCCTAAAAATATTTTAATGATAGGTTCAACTGGTGTCGGTAAAACCGAAATTGCAAGACGACTTGCTAAGATGATGGGACTCCCTTTTGTAAAGGTTGAAGCAAGTAAATATACTGAAGTTGGTTTTGTTGGGCGTGATGTAGAGAGTATGGTTAGAGATTTAGCTAATGCGGCTTTAAATTTGGTAAAAAATGAAGAAAAAGAAAAAAATGAAGAAAAAATCAATGAATTTATAGAAAATAAAATTTTGGAAAAACTTTTGCCACCTTTACCAAAAGGAATTAGTGAAGAAAAACAAGAAGAATATCAAAATTCTTTAGAAAAAATGCGTGTAAAATTAAAAGCTGGTGATTTAGATAATAGTGTGATTGAAATTGAAATTTCACAAAGTGTATTTGATACAAATCCAAATTTACCACCTGAAATGGGTGCTATGCAAGATATAGTAAAGGTAATTGGAGTTGGTAGTAAAAAAGTAAAAAAAGAAATGAAAGTAAAAGATGCAAGAATAGCTCTAGCTCAAGAAGCAAGTGAGAAAATTCTTGATATGGAAAGTATTAAAGGCGAAGCTTTAAGAAGAGCTGAAAATGAAGGGATTATTTTTATAGATGAGATAGATAAAGTTGCTGTTTCAAGTTCAAATTCAAACCGCCAAGATCCAAGTAAAGAAGGTGTTCAAAGGGATTTACTTCCTATAGTTGAAGGTAGCACTATACAAACTAAATTCGGACCTTTAAAGACTGATCATATTTTATTTATTGCAGCAGGAGCTTTTCATCTAAGCAAACCAAGTGATTTAATCCCTGAACTTCAAGGTCGTTTTCCTTTAAGGGTTGAGCTTGATTCATTAGATGAAGATGCTTTATATGCTATTTTAACAAGACCTAAAAATTCTTTATTGGCTCAATATATTGAACTTTTAAAAACAGAAAAAGTAGAACTTGTTTTTGAAGATGAAGCTATAAGAGAAATAGCAAAAATTGCAAGTAAAGCTAATGAAGAAATGCAAGATATAGGTGCTAGACGCTTGCATACTGTTGTAGAAAAGCTTTTAGAGGATATTAGCTTTGAAGCAGATGAGTATGCTGGAAAAGTTTATAAGATAGATGATTTTAAAGTTCAAGTTAAACTTGGAGATATTATAGAAAATAAAGACTTAGCTAGGTATATCTTGTGAAGAGTGGCTTTATAAGCATAGTGGGTAGAACTAATGCAGGAAAAAGTTCTATCCTTAATTCTTTATTAGAAGAAAAAGTGGCTATGGTTTCTCATAAACAAAATGCCACAAGAAGAAAAATTAACGCTATTATTATGCATGAAAATCATCAGCTTGTATTTATAGATACTCCTGGCTTACATACAAGCTCTAAAGCTATGAATCAACTTATGATTGATTTGGCGGTTAAAAGTATTGCAGATTGTGATGTGATTTTATTTGTAGCTAGTATTTATGATGATATAAAAGATTATGAAAAATTTTTAAATTTAAATCCTAAAGTTCCACATATAGTTTTAATCAATAAAGTTGATTTGGTAAAAAAAGAAGCTTTGCTTAAAAAATTAAGTGAATATACTAAATTTAGTTCATATTTTAGTGCTATTATTCCCTATTCTGCTAAGCAAAAATTTTATAAAAAAATTCTTTTAGATGAAATAATTAAGTATTTACCTAATCATCCTTATTATTTTGATCCTGAATTTATTACTACCACAAATGAAAAAGATATTTATAGAGATTTCATTTTAGAAGCTATATATGAGAATTTAAGTGATGAAATTCCTTATACTACCGAGGTAAAAATTGAAAAAATTAAAGAATTGGAACAAATTTATTATATTAATGCTGTTATTATTACAGATAGTAATTCCCATAAAGGAATGATATTAGGTAAAGATGGTATGACAATTAAACGCATTGGTAAAGAAGCTAGAATAAAAATAGAAAAATTAGCACAAAAAAAGGTAATGTTGAAATTATTTGTTCAACTTGAAAAAAATTGGCATAAAAACGAACAAAATCTCAAAAAAATTCTTTACAATGAATAAGAAAAAAATAAATAATAATTATATAAATTATGAAAAACTTTTATATATTAATTTTCCAAATTTACTCAATGAAGATGAGATTTTAATTAAAAGTTTTAAAGAACTTGGTATTAAAGATGATTTTTCTTATAAGCTAGCGTATTTTTACAATGAGCAACATACTCATGTTTTTCTAACTAAATTTGAAAATATTTTAGATTATGATGTGTTAATTCCAGAGCCTTTACTTTTTGAAGCTTATTTTAATCAAAAAATAAGTAAAAATTTAGTTTTGATTTTTAAAAATAAATATATAGTATTAGTGGAATATCTAGGAAATCAGTTTCAAAATTGCAAGACTATACCTAATAGTATTTATAATATAAACTATGAACAACAATTAAAAAATAACTATGAAAATATTTTGAGCGTAAATGATGTTAAAAGTATAAGTGGTTTTAAAAAGAATGATAGTAATATATTATATTTTGAATTATTACAATCAAATATAAATTTTAAAATTAATTTTGCTTTAAAAGAAGAAAAATTAATTTATAAAACATTAAGTTTTAAAATTTTAAGTAGTTTTATATTTGGTGTGTTATTTGCTTTAATTTACCCTTTATATTTATATTTTCATGGATTAACTATAGAAAATGAAATTGAAAGATATGAAAACATATTAGTAGAAGAAGAAGCTACATTAAAACATTTTAAACAAAAACAAAAACAAACATTAAATCTTATAAATATGCAAAATGAAAACAATGAAAAAAATCAATATCTATATGATTTTTATAAAAATACACTTTGTTATAAAGATTTTTACAATTTTATTAAAATACTAAATATTCATAAAAGTTTAATTGAAAAATTAATTTTCAAAGACAATGTATTTCAAATAGAACTTACAAAAGACTATAATTTTTATGATGATTTTAAAAAATATGGATTTATATTGAAAAATAAAGAAATTAATAATGAAAAAATTAATATATATTTGCAAAAAAATATTTGATTTTTTAGAAAATATTCTAATTAGATTATCATCTAGAGAATATAAATTAGCTTTAATTTTAAGTTTTATTTTTGGTTTTTTTGTGGTTTATTTTAGTATGTTTAGACTTTTTGAAAACAAAGATATGCTTTTAAATGATAAATTAAATTCTTTGCAATTGAAAATACAGCAAAATAAAAATGATATTATCTTTGCTCAACAAGATATCAACGCTTCATTAAAAATAAATGATAATAAATTTAAACAATTAAAGCAAGACTATCAAACAATCTTAAATCTTATAGAAAAAAAATTATTATTAATAAAAGCAAAATCGGTTCAAATTCAAACACAACGTTATAAAGATAAATATTTTACATATTATGAGTTAAATTTGAATTTTATTTCAGATTTTAATTCGTTATTGTCTTTTTTACAAGAGCTTGATTTGAGTATTAAAGTAAAAAAAATTGAGCTTGAAAAATATGAAAATAAGTTAAAAATTACACTTAATTTAATATTTCCTCTAGTATAAATAAGTTTTTTTTGATACAATTAATTCCAAACATGGCAAGCGATCGCTTCAAAAAATGAAGAGGAAAGTCCGAGCTGCTATAAGACAAAGATTCCATCTAATGGATGGCTAGGGTGACCTAAGGGAAAGTGCAACAGAAAGAAAACTACCATATTTTATGGAAAAGGTGAAACGGCAGGGTAAGAGCCTACCAGTAGCTTTGGTAACAAAGCTAGCTATGTAAACCCAATCTGCAGCAAGAAGGGGTGGTTTTAGTCTTATATTTTAACCCTTCGCTTGACTTTGTTTGTAAAAACAAAGCTAGATAAATGATCGCTCTTGACAGAACTCGGCTTATAGCCATGTTTTATTTTATATATGCAGAAGCTTTTTTGAGTTTTTGTAAATTAACAGCTATTTCATCTTGCTTTTTTTTCATAAAAGCTAAAGCTTCATTAGTAAGAGCTAATGCCTCATTAGGACAATCTTTATAATCGGGTTTTTCCATGAGTTTAACTATTTTTTCTATATCTTCAGTATAAACAGCGATTTTAAACTCATCTATCCACTTTTTTTCACTCATTTTTGATGTACTTCCCTCCAAGCCTCTAACAAACCTTTGACTACATTTATCACTTCATCAACCCTAGTTTCATTATTTTCTATATTTGATAAAGAAAGTAGTTGTAATTGTCTAGTATATAAGCCACTTAAATAATGAGCTACTTCACCACCTTTATCATAATCAAGACAATTTATTAATTCTATAAAAATAGCACTAGCTCTTTTTACATAATACACTCTTTCTTCTATATTTTCATTTTGTATTGCTATTTTTATTCTACTTGAAAAGCGTAAAATACCACCATATAGCATTTCTATAAGTTTTTCTTGGGATTCTACGCCTACTTGATTTTGTGAATACGCACTATAAACTGCATTATTTACCATATAAAAACCTCTCTAAGTTAAGATTTTTGATTATTTGCGGCATTAATCATATTTGTAATTACATTTGCCTGACTATTTAATTTAGCGATAATACCATCATACGCAGCCCACTTTGCCCACATAGTATCATATCGACTTTCTATGGATTTTTTAGTATCTTCTGTTACTTTATTAAGATAATCAGCTTCTTTAT is a genomic window containing:
- the hslV gene encoding ATP-dependent protease subunit HslV encodes the protein MFHATTILAYKGKNKSVIGGDGQVSFGNTVLKNNAVKIRKLNNGKVLAGFAGSTADAFNLFDMFEKLLSASKGDLLKAAIDFSKEWRKDKYLRKLEAMMLVLDRDHIFLLSGTGDVVEPEDGAIAAIGSGGNYALSAARALAKHSNLDEENVVKESLQIAGEICIYTNTNIKTYVIEDDK
- the hslU gene encoding ATP-dependent protease ATPase subunit HslU, with protein sequence MNLTPKEIVKFLDDYVIGQKNAKKIIAIALRNRYRRMQLSPELQDDIMPKNILMIGSTGVGKTEIARRLAKMMGLPFVKVEASKYTEVGFVGRDVESMVRDLANAALNLVKNEEKEKNEEKINEFIENKILEKLLPPLPKGISEEKQEEYQNSLEKMRVKLKAGDLDNSVIEIEISQSVFDTNPNLPPEMGAMQDIVKVIGVGSKKVKKEMKVKDARIALAQEASEKILDMESIKGEALRRAENEGIIFIDEIDKVAVSSSNSNRQDPSKEGVQRDLLPIVEGSTIQTKFGPLKTDHILFIAAGAFHLSKPSDLIPELQGRFPLRVELDSLDEDALYAILTRPKNSLLAQYIELLKTEKVELVFEDEAIREIAKIASKANEEMQDIGARRLHTVVEKLLEDISFEADEYAGKVYKIDDFKVQVKLGDIIENKDLARYIL
- the fliS gene encoding flagellar export chaperone FliS: MVNNAVYSAYSQNQVGVESQEKLIEMLYGGILRFSSRIKIAIQNENIEERVYYVKRASAIFIELINCLDYDKGGEVAHYLSGLYTRQLQLLSLSNIENNETRVDEVINVVKGLLEAWREVHQK
- the era gene encoding GTPase Era; this encodes MKSGFISIVGRTNAGKSSILNSLLEEKVAMVSHKQNATRRKINAIIMHENHQLVFIDTPGLHTSSKAMNQLMIDLAVKSIADCDVILFVASIYDDIKDYEKFLNLNPKVPHIVLINKVDLVKKEALLKKLSEYTKFSSYFSAIIPYSAKQKFYKKILLDEIIKYLPNHPYYFDPEFITTTNEKDIYRDFILEAIYENLSDEIPYTTEVKIEKIKELEQIYYINAVIITDSNSHKGMILGKDGMTIKRIGKEARIKIEKLAQKKVMLKLFVQLEKNWHKNEQNLKKILYNE